From the genome of Epinephelus moara isolate mb chromosome 10, YSFRI_EMoa_1.0, whole genome shotgun sequence, one region includes:
- the ttc4 gene encoding tetratricopeptide repeat protein 4, whose translation MAAPQAQHDSDDGMDEFMDKFKTERYKNAFSEKNWEEEFDNIPMFMKKAPEEIDPKKHPELACLQAIIHDEDRPPEEQAKSLKDEGNVFFKEKDYKKAVVCYTAGLQKKCGDQDLDTVLLTNRAAAHFHLGNMRSALNDATAAKKIKPDHLKALIRGAQSCIELRNFAEAIQWCDEGLKAHPTDKKLQELRAAADKHKRAADRDARKAKLKEKKLHGEKEALLAAIKDRGIKVLQSVKPRQRGSDSEVEDEDEGSSAAMSQLNLDGLSSQEATGAQVILDEQGSLHWPVLFLYPEHQQTDFISAFCENNCFIDHLAVMFGEELPPWDTDRKYHPQNLQLYFEDEGKETLYQVNPETPLLKVLQHKRCFVKAGTPSFIVLVKGSPFWKQFLTGRKIRGL comes from the exons GAGTTTGATAACATaccaatgttcatgaaaaaagcCCCTGAAGAGATTGATCCAAAGAAACACCCTGAGCTGGCTTGTCTGCAGGCCATCATCCACGATGAAGATAGACCCCCAGAAG AGCAGGCAAAGAGCCTTAAAGATGagggaaatgtgtttttcaaagagAAGGACTACAAGAAGGCCGTAGTTTGCTACACAGCGGGTTTGCAGAAGAAATGTGGAGACCAGGACCTCGACACTGTCCTCCTCACCAACCGGGCGGCAGCACACTTCCACCTGG GTAACATGCGCTCTGCGTTGAATGATGCTACGGCTGCAAAGAAGATCAAACCAGACCACCTTAAAGCCTTGATCAGAG gtgCTCAGAGTTGTATAGAGCTGCGTAACTTTGCAGAGGCCATCCAGTGGTGTGATGAGGGGCTCAAGGCTCATCCCACTGACAAGAAGCTGCAGGAGCTGAGAGCAGCCGCAGATAAACACAAG agagcagcagacagagacGCCAGGAAGGCCAAgctcaaagaaaaaaagctgcatGGTGAGAAAGAAGCTCTTCTGGCTGCGATAAAG GATCGAGGCATCAAGGTCCTCCAGTCTGTGAAGCCTCGTCAGCGTGGTTCAGACAGCGAGgttgaggatgaggatgagggctCTTCAGCAGCAATGTCACAGCTGAACCTGGACGGCCTCAGCTCCCAGGAGGCCACGGGGGCTCAGGTCATCCTGGACGAGCAGGGCTCTCTGCACTGGCCTGTGCTCTTCCTCTATCCTGAACACCAGCAGACTGACTTCATCTCCGCGTTCTGCGAGAACAACTG TTTCATAGACCACCTGGCGGTCATGTTCGGAGAAGAACTTCCACCTTGGGACACGGACAGAAAATACCATCCACAGAATTTGCAG CTTTACTTTGAAGATGAGGGGAAGGAGACACTCTACCAAGTTAACCCAGAAACGCCACTTTTAAAGGTGTTGCAGCATAAAAG GTGTTTTGTCAAGGCAGGCACTCCCAGCTTCATCGTTCTTGTAAAGGGATCGCCTTTCTGGAAGCAGTTTTTAACAGGAAGGAAAATACGAGGATTGTGA